Proteins found in one Salvia splendens isolate huo1 chromosome 10, SspV2, whole genome shotgun sequence genomic segment:
- the LOC121751976 gene encoding tubulin beta-5 chain-like, with translation MREILHVQGGQCGNQIGSKFWEVVCEEHGIDPTGRYAGTSDLQLERVNVYYNEASCGRFVPRAVLMDLEPGTMDSVRTGPFGQIFRPDNFVFGQSGAGNNWAKGHYTEGAELIDSVLDVVRKEAENCDCLQGFQVCHSLGGGTGSGMGTLLISKIREEYPDRMMLTFSVFPSPKVSDTVVEPYNATLSVHQLVENADECMVLDNEALYDICFRTLKLTTPSFGDLNHLISATMSGVTCCLRFPGQLNSDLRKLAVNLIPFPRLHFFMVGFAPLTSRGSQQYRALTVPELTQQMWDSKNMMCAADPRHGRYLTASAMFRGKMSTKEVDEQMINVQNKNSSYFVEWIPNNVKSSVCDIPPRGLSMASTFIGNSTSIQEMFRRVSEQFTAMFRRKAFLHWYTGEGMDEMEFTEAESNMNDLVSEYQQYQDATADDEDEYDQDEEAEEDDM, from the exons ATGAGAGAAATCCTTCATGTTCAGGGAGGCCAATGCGGAAACCAGATTGGTTCCAAGTTTTGGGAGGTTGTTTGCGAAGAACATGGCATAGATCCAACTGGACGATATGCTGGTACTTCTGATTTGCAACTGGAGCGTGTCAATGTGTACTACAATGAGGCATCATGTGGCAGGTTTGTTCCTAGAGCTGTGCTTATGGATCTCGAGCCAGGAACCATGGACAGTGTCCGCACTGGACCATTTGGTCAGATCTTCAGGCCGGATAACTTTGTTTTCGGCCAGTCTGGTGCTGGGAACAATTGGGCGAAAGGCCATTACACGGAGGGAGCTGAGCTGATCGACTCCGTTCTAGACGTAGTAAGAAAGGAGGCTGAGAATTGTGACTGCCTTCAAG GTTTCCAGGTGTGCCACTCACTTGGTGGAGGAACTGGTTCCGGTATGGGCACCCTGCTGATCTCTAAGATCAGGGAAGAATACCCTGATAGGATGATGCTGACATTTTCGGTGTTCCCTTCCCCGAAGGTCTCAGATACAGTGGTTGAGCCTTACAATGCCACCCTCTCAGTCCACCAACTTGTTGAGAATGCTGATGAATGCATGGTCCTCGACAATGAAGCTTTATATGATATATGCTTTAGGACCCTCAAACTCACCACTCCTAGCT TTGGTGATCTGAACCACTTGATTTCTGCAACAATGAGTGGAGTTACTTGCTGCCTTCGATTCCCCGGTCAACTCAACTCTGATCTGCGGAAGCTTGCTGTTAACCTCATTCCATTCCCCCGTCTGCACTTTTTCATGGTTGGGTTCGCTCCTCTGACATCTCGTGGTTCTCAGCAATACCGTGCTCTAACTGTTCCAGAGCTTACCCAACAAATGTGGGATTCCAAGAACATGATGTGTGCTGCTGACCCACGCCATGGGCGTTACCTTACTGCCTCAGCCATGTTCCGGGGCAAAATGAGCACTAAGGAAGTAGATGAGCAGATGATCAATGTCCAGAACAAGAACTCTTCGTACTTTGTGGAGTGGATCCCCAACAACGTGAAATCCAGTGTGTGTGACATCCCGCCAAGAGGTCTCTCGATGGCATCAACCTTCATTGGGAACTCGACCTCCATTCAAGAGATGTTCAGAAGAGTGAGCGAGCAGTTCACAGCCATGTTCAGGAGGAAGGCTTTCTTGCATTGGTACACTGGTGAAGGGATGGACGAGATGGAGTTCACCGAGGCTGAGAGCAACATGAACGACCTTGTCTCCGAGTACCAGCAGTACCAGGATGCTACAGCGGACGATGAAGATGAGTACGATcaggacgaagaggccgaggagGATGACATGTGA